In a single window of the Mesoplodon densirostris isolate mMesDen1 chromosome 18, mMesDen1 primary haplotype, whole genome shotgun sequence genome:
- the ALDH3A2 gene encoding aldehyde dehydrogenase family 3 member A2: MEREVQRVRAAFGSGRSRPLTFRRRQLEALRAMVQERERDILTAIAADLSKSEFNAYSQEVITVLGEIDLALEKLPEWAAAKPAQKNLLTMLDEAYVQPEPLGVVLIIGAWNYPFVLTIQPLIGAIAAGNAVIIKPSEVSENTAKVLAKLLPQYLDQDLYAVVNGGIEETTELLKQRFDHILYTGNTTVGKIVMEAAAKHLTPVTLELGGKSPCYVDKDCDLDVACRRITWGKYMNCGQTCIAPDYVLCEPSLQDLIVRKVKEAVKEFYGENIKESPDYERIINLRHFKRIRSLLEGQKIAFGGETDEATRYIAPTILTDVDPETKVMQEEIFGPILPIVPVKNADEAIQFINEREKPLAFYVFSHNTKLIKQMIDRTSSGGVTGNDVIMHFMLSSLPFGGVGSSGMGAYHGKHSFDTFSHQRPCLLKSLKREGANKLRYPPNSQSKVDWAKLFFLKRLNRGKLGLLLLALLGVVAAVLIKAGCY; the protein is encoded by the exons ATGGAGCGCGAGGTCCAGCGGGTTCGCGCGGCGTTCGGGTCCGGCCGCTCGCGCCCCCTGACGTTCCGGCGGCGGCAGCTCGAGGCCCTGCGCGCGATGGTGCAGGAGCGCGAGAGGGACATCCTGACGGCCATCGCCGCCGACCTGAGCAAG AGTGAATTCAACGCATACAGTCAAGAAGTCATCACCGTGCTTGGGGAAATTGATCTCGCGCTGGAGAAGCTTCCCGAATGGGCTGCCGCTAAACCAGCTCAGAAGAACCTGCTCACCATGCTGGACGAGGCCTACGTCCAGCCAGAGCCCCTGGGAGTCGTGCTCATTATCGGAGCTTGGAACTACCCCTTTGTCCTCACCATCCAGCCTCTGATAGGAGCCATCGCTGCAG gAAATGCTGTGATTATCAAGCCTTCTGAAGTAAGTGAAAATACAGCCAAGGTCTTGGCTAAGCTCCTCCCTCAGTACTTAGACCAG gaCCTGTACGCGGTTGTTAATGGTGGCATAGAGGAAACCACGGAGCTTCTGAAGCAGCGATTTGACCACATTCTCTATACGGGAAACACCACTGTTGGAAAAATTGTCATGGAAGCCGCCGCCAAGCATCTGACCCCAGTGACCCTTGAACTGGGAGGGAAGAGTCCATGTTACGTTGACAAAGACTGTGACCTGGACGTTGCCTGCAG ACGCATCACCTGGGGCAAGTACATGAACTGCGGCCAGACCTGCATTGCCCCCGACTACGTGCTCTGCGAGCCGTCCCTCCAGGACCTGATCGTGCGGAAGGTGAAGGAGGCCGTGAAG GaattttatggagaaaatataaaagaatcccCCGACTATGAAAGGATCATCAACCTTCGTCATTTTAAGAGGATACGAAGTTTGCTCGAAGGACAGAAGATAGCTTTTGGTGGGGAGACCGATGAGGCCACACGCTACATAG CCCCAACGATACTCACTGATGTGGATCCTGAAACCAAGGTGATGCAAGAGGAAATTTTTGGACCAATTCTTCCAATAGTGCCTGTGAAGAATGCAGATGAAGCCATACAATTCATAAATGAACGCGAAAAGCCCCTGGCTTTCTACGTGTTTTCTCATAACACTAAG CTCATCAAGCAGATGATCGACAGGACGTCCAGTGGGGGCGTCACGGGCAACGACGTCATCATGCACTTCATGCTCAGCTCCCTGCCCTTCGGAGGCGTGG GGTCCAGTGGGATGGGAGCGTATCACGGAAAACACAGTTTCGATACTTTTTCGCATCAGCGTCCCTGTTTATTAAAAAGCCTAAAGCGAGAAGGCGCAAACAAACTCCGGTATCCTCCCAATAGCCAGTCGAAGGTGGACTGGGCAAAACTGTTCTTCCTGAAACGGCTCAACAGAGGAAAACTCGGGCTTCTGCTGCTCGCCCTCCTGGGCGTCGTGGCGGCAGTGCTCATAAAG GCTGGATGCTACTGA